One Nocardioides luti DNA window includes the following coding sequences:
- a CDS encoding putative quinol monooxygenase — MAYVVSATWTAEPGKEDVVLDAITQLSPLSREEEGNVFYQAYQDAAEPSVFRLFEIYTDEAAYAAHGASDHFKQYALEQAIPVLANRERAFYETIG, encoded by the coding sequence ATGGCCTACGTCGTCAGCGCCACCTGGACCGCCGAGCCCGGCAAGGAGGACGTCGTCCTCGACGCGATCACGCAGCTCTCCCCGCTCTCCCGCGAGGAGGAGGGCAACGTCTTCTACCAGGCCTACCAGGACGCCGCCGAACCGTCGGTCTTCCGGCTGTTCGAGATCTACACCGACGAGGCGGCGTACGCCGCGCACGGTGCGTCGGACCACTTCAAGCAGTACGCGCTCGAGCAGGCCATCCCGGTCCTCGCGAACCGTGAGCGTGCCTTCTACGAGACGATCGGCTGA
- a CDS encoding fumarylacetoacetate hydrolase family protein: protein MRLAAFRRPTDEPDARFVGLVLGQGEHLRVHPFDAGADLVELLGESAEWRESRADVAAAADGLTLDEVVLLPPVYPVAMRDFLTFEAHVDGMERGHGNPGPPAEWYESPVFLFMAPHAVTGPYDDVAMPPDTERLDFELEIAAIVVRDVRNGSVEDARAAIGGYCVMNDWSARDVQGREMRLKLGPSKGKDFATTIGPWVVTADELDPYRDEDGFLDLAMSVSVNGRTVGEDRSGHMGWSFEQLVSHASRASWVKAGEVLASGTCASGALAEAWGRNGALVPPPLQVGDVVEMTIEAIGTITNRVVEREVVAAPVPPARRRTRVEA from the coding sequence GTGCGACTCGCTGCCTTCCGCCGGCCCACCGACGAGCCGGACGCCCGGTTCGTCGGGCTGGTCCTGGGTCAGGGCGAGCACCTCCGGGTGCACCCCTTCGACGCCGGTGCCGACCTGGTCGAGCTCCTCGGGGAGTCCGCGGAGTGGCGCGAGTCGCGCGCCGACGTCGCCGCCGCCGCCGACGGCCTGACCCTCGACGAGGTCGTGCTGCTGCCGCCCGTCTACCCCGTCGCGATGCGCGACTTCCTGACCTTCGAGGCGCACGTCGACGGCATGGAGCGCGGCCACGGCAACCCCGGCCCGCCCGCCGAGTGGTACGAGTCGCCGGTCTTCCTCTTCATGGCCCCGCACGCGGTGACCGGGCCGTACGACGACGTCGCGATGCCCCCGGACACCGAGAGGCTCGACTTCGAGCTGGAGATCGCCGCGATCGTCGTCCGCGACGTCCGCAACGGCTCCGTCGAGGACGCCCGCGCGGCGATCGGCGGCTACTGCGTGATGAACGACTGGTCCGCCCGCGACGTGCAGGGCCGCGAGATGCGGCTCAAGCTCGGTCCCTCCAAGGGCAAGGACTTCGCCACCACGATCGGCCCCTGGGTCGTGACGGCCGACGAGCTCGACCCCTACCGCGACGAGGACGGCTTCCTCGACCTCGCCATGAGCGTCTCGGTGAACGGCCGGACGGTCGGCGAGGACCGCTCCGGCCACATGGGCTGGTCCTTCGAGCAGCTCGTCTCGCACGCGTCGCGGGCGTCCTGGGTCAAGGCCGGCGAGGTCCTCGCCTCCGGCACCTGCGCCTCCGGGGCGCTCGCCGAGGCGTGGGGCCGCAACGGCGCCCTGGTGCCGCCGCCGCTCCAGGTCGGCGACGTCGTCGAGATGACCATCGAGGCGATCGGCACGATCACCAACCGCGTGGTCGAGCGCGAGGTCGTCGCCGCGCCCGTCCCGCCCGCCCGCCGGCGTACCCGCGTGGAGGCGTGA
- a CDS encoding NAD-dependent succinate-semialdehyde dehydrogenase, producing the protein MGRITTVDPATGHDLTTYDTFDEAALDAAIGGAHAAYAAWSQHPLGERTDLLRAVGKLLTEKREEYAALITAEMGKPLAEALAEVDKCAWNCDVVADSAAGWLADHEVASSASSSWLSYEPLGVVFAVMPWNYPFWQVLRFACAALVAGNAGVLKHSPNVTGCALAIETLFAEAGAPAGLFTTVVLADDQLPEATPRIIGDPRIAAVTLTGSERAGEAVGGAAGRFLKKSVLELGGSDPFVVLDDADLPAAAAAAAKSRFGNNGQSCIAAKRFIVSASVADEFVALLVERVAALELGDPTAPGTTVGPMARSDLRDGLHDQVTRAVAQGATLVTGGEPVPGAGYYYAPTVLDHVEPRTVAFDEETFGPVAAVVRARDDDHAVELANDTDYGLGAAVWGSSPRALAVGRRIRSGALFVNAMVASDPRLPFGGIGRSGYGRELSAEGTREFTNVRTVFVGGA; encoded by the coding sequence ATGGGGCGGATCACCACGGTCGACCCGGCCACCGGGCACGACCTCACGACGTACGACACCTTCGACGAGGCCGCGCTCGACGCCGCGATCGGCGGCGCGCACGCGGCGTACGCCGCCTGGTCGCAGCACCCGCTCGGTGAGCGCACCGACCTGCTCCGCGCGGTCGGCAAGCTGCTGACGGAGAAGCGCGAGGAGTACGCCGCCCTCATCACCGCCGAGATGGGCAAGCCGCTCGCCGAGGCGCTCGCCGAGGTCGACAAGTGCGCGTGGAACTGCGACGTCGTCGCCGACTCCGCCGCCGGCTGGCTGGCCGACCACGAGGTCGCGAGCTCGGCCTCGAGCTCGTGGCTGTCCTACGAGCCGCTGGGTGTCGTCTTCGCCGTGATGCCCTGGAACTACCCCTTCTGGCAGGTGCTGCGCTTCGCGTGCGCCGCCCTGGTCGCGGGCAACGCCGGCGTGCTCAAGCACTCGCCGAACGTCACCGGTTGCGCGCTCGCGATCGAGACCCTCTTCGCGGAGGCCGGCGCGCCGGCCGGGCTGTTCACCACGGTCGTCCTGGCCGACGACCAGCTCCCCGAGGCGACGCCCCGGATCATCGGCGACCCGCGGATCGCGGCCGTCACGCTGACCGGCTCGGAGCGCGCGGGCGAGGCCGTCGGCGGCGCCGCCGGCCGGTTCCTCAAGAAGTCCGTGCTCGAGCTCGGCGGCTCGGACCCGTTCGTGGTCCTCGACGACGCCGACCTCCCGGCCGCTGCGGCCGCCGCCGCCAAGTCCCGCTTCGGCAACAACGGCCAGAGCTGCATCGCGGCCAAGCGCTTCATCGTGTCCGCGTCCGTGGCCGACGAGTTCGTGGCCCTGCTCGTCGAGCGGGTCGCCGCGCTCGAGCTGGGCGACCCGACCGCGCCCGGCACGACCGTCGGCCCGATGGCCCGCTCCGACCTCCGCGACGGCCTGCACGACCAGGTCACCCGCGCGGTGGCGCAGGGCGCGACCCTGGTCACCGGCGGCGAGCCGGTGCCGGGCGCCGGCTACTACTACGCGCCCACCGTCCTCGACCACGTCGAGCCGCGCACGGTCGCCTTCGACGAGGAGACCTTCGGCCCCGTCGCCGCGGTCGTCCGGGCCCGCGACGACGACCACGCGGTCGAGCTCGCCAACGACACGGACTACGGCCTCGGTGCGGCCGTCTGGGGCTCGTCCCCGCGCGCGCTCGCCGTGGGCCGGCGGATCCGCTCCGGCGCGCTCTTCGTCAACGCCATGGTCGCCTCCGACCCGCGGCTGCCGTTCGGCGGCATCGGGCGCAGCGGCTACGGCCGCGAGCTGTCGGCCGAGGGGACCCGCGAGTTCACCAACGTCCGCACCGTCTTCGTGGGTGGTGCGTGA
- a CDS encoding VOC family protein — translation MRFDHVGLSVADLDAMTSWWCAALGLEVEFDFALEAVDLRGAMLLGPDGWRLELLHRVGNAAGLQAANPAEAALTRGYGHLALDVPDVDAAYADLLAAGASDRMTPRPSPEPGVRMAFVADPEGNLVELLDRTTSREGGFETVASATSSTTDSAPVVEEGALAPVSKPPTGVAPVGEPS, via the coding sequence ATGCGCTTCGACCACGTGGGCCTGTCGGTCGCGGACCTGGACGCGATGACGTCCTGGTGGTGCGCGGCCCTGGGCCTGGAGGTCGAGTTCGACTTCGCCCTGGAAGCCGTGGACCTCCGCGGCGCGATGCTGCTCGGCCCCGACGGCTGGCGCCTCGAGCTCCTGCACCGGGTCGGCAACGCGGCCGGCCTGCAGGCCGCCAATCCCGCCGAGGCCGCGCTCACGCGCGGCTACGGCCACCTCGCCCTCGACGTCCCGGACGTCGACGCGGCGTACGCCGACCTCCTCGCCGCCGGTGCCAGCGACCGGATGACGCCCCGTCCCTCGCCCGAGCCGGGCGTGCGGATGGCCTTCGTCGCCGACCCCGAGGGCAACCTCGTCGAGCTCCTCGACCGGACGACGTCCCGCGAGGGTGGTTTCGAGACGGTTGCCAGCGCAACCTCCTCAACCACCGACTCGGCCCCGGTGGTTGAGGAAGGCGCCCTGGCGCCTGTCTCGAAACCACCCACCGGGGTCGCACCCGTTGGGGAGCCGTCATGA
- a CDS encoding SDR family NAD(P)-dependent oxidoreductase: MTGRLSGKIALITGVGGGMGVAAASMFAAEGARVVGCDLDAAGAARTEALVREAGGEITCFGGVDLGDAEAARAWVDAAVATYDGIDVLYNNASTQRFGALDELSIEDWDFTMRNELDLVYYTVRAAWPHLKRYGGGSIVNVGSIAAIRGVEFMPQNAHSTAKGGVIALTLQLVVEGGPHGIRANVISPGMTETPNTAPLLADPPERMQKVVLDRIPLGRHGQPEDVVNAAIFLASDESSWISGTNLVVDGGGSVLG; encoded by the coding sequence ATGACCGGGCGCCTGAGCGGCAAGATCGCGCTGATCACCGGCGTCGGCGGTGGCATGGGGGTGGCTGCAGCCTCCATGTTCGCCGCCGAGGGCGCCCGGGTGGTCGGCTGCGACCTGGACGCCGCGGGTGCCGCACGCACCGAGGCCCTGGTCCGCGAGGCCGGGGGCGAGATCACCTGCTTCGGCGGGGTCGACCTGGGTGATGCCGAGGCCGCGCGGGCCTGGGTGGACGCCGCCGTGGCGACGTACGACGGCATCGACGTGCTCTACAACAACGCCTCCACCCAGCGCTTCGGTGCGCTCGACGAGCTGAGCATCGAGGACTGGGACTTCACGATGCGCAACGAGCTCGACCTCGTCTACTACACGGTGCGCGCCGCGTGGCCGCACCTGAAGCGGTACGGCGGCGGCTCGATCGTCAACGTCGGCTCGATCGCCGCCATCCGCGGCGTGGAGTTCATGCCGCAGAACGCCCACTCCACCGCGAAGGGCGGCGTGATCGCGCTGACCCTGCAGCTGGTCGTCGAGGGTGGGCCGCACGGCATCCGCGCCAACGTGATCAGCCCCGGCATGACCGAGACCCCGAACACCGCCCCGCTGCTGGCCGACCCGCCGGAGCGGATGCAGAAGGTCGTCCTCGACCGGATCCCGCTGGGCCGCCACGGCCAGCCCGAGGACGTCGTCAACGCTGCGATCTTCCTGGCCTCGGACGAGTCCTCGTGGATCAGCGGCACCAACCTCGTCGTCGACGGGGGCGGCTCGGTCCTCGGCTGA
- a CDS encoding VOC family protein, with protein MNQLNEHGITHLRHVDLAVTDFETQRTFYKDTWGLTEQGRDGDLSYFAAEGSPEQYVIRLRRADEKRLDLISFGADSTQSVDALAQKLGSEGVQLVSEPGTLQTAGGGYGFRFFDIDGRTIEISTDVETRQHRAIEEGEAIPVRISHAVMNSNDPNRTRDFYANTLGFKLSDTLWGEHMGEMMHFMRCNDWHHSLAIARGPHTSVHHVSFEMRGLDEYMRGTGRVMRAGIKKIWGPGRHNAGNNTFSYFLDPSGNTMEYTTELEKIETDQWHPAVYDIADPMTQDQWGTADPMSEIIARDSFNAPDKGVFVAPPV; from the coding sequence ATGAACCAGCTGAACGAGCACGGCATCACCCACCTGCGTCACGTCGACCTGGCGGTGACCGACTTCGAGACCCAGCGGACCTTCTACAAGGACACCTGGGGCCTCACCGAGCAGGGGCGGGACGGCGACCTGTCGTACTTCGCCGCCGAGGGCTCCCCGGAGCAGTACGTCATCCGCCTGCGCCGGGCCGACGAGAAGCGGCTCGACCTCATCTCCTTCGGCGCCGACAGCACGCAGTCGGTGGACGCGCTGGCGCAGAAGCTCGGCAGCGAGGGCGTCCAGCTGGTCAGCGAGCCGGGGACGCTGCAGACCGCCGGCGGCGGCTACGGCTTCCGGTTCTTCGACATCGACGGCCGCACCATCGAGATCTCGACCGACGTCGAGACCCGCCAGCACCGCGCGATCGAGGAGGGCGAGGCGATCCCGGTCCGCATCTCGCACGCGGTGATGAACTCCAACGACCCGAACCGGACGCGCGACTTCTACGCGAACACCCTCGGCTTCAAGCTGTCGGACACGCTCTGGGGCGAGCACATGGGGGAGATGATGCACTTCATGCGGTGCAACGACTGGCACCACAGCCTCGCGATCGCCCGCGGCCCGCACACCTCGGTGCACCACGTGTCGTTCGAGATGCGCGGCCTCGACGAGTACATGCGCGGCACCGGTCGCGTGATGCGCGCGGGCATCAAGAAGATCTGGGGCCCGGGCCGGCACAACGCCGGGAACAACACGTTCTCCTACTTCCTCGACCCCAGCGGCAACACGATGGAGTACACCACCGAGCTCGAGAAGATCGAGACCGACCAGTGGCACCCGGCCGTCTACGACATCGCCGACCCGATGACCCAGGACCAGTGGGGCACCGCCGACCCGATGTCGGAGATCATCGCCCGCGACTCCTTCAACGCCCCCGACAAGGGCGTCTTCGTCGCCCCGCCCGTCTGA